One genomic segment of Diceros bicornis minor isolate mBicDic1 chromosome 13, mDicBic1.mat.cur, whole genome shotgun sequence includes these proteins:
- the VWA1 gene encoding von Willebrand factor A domain-containing protein 1 isoform X3, with the protein MLPWTALGLALSLRLALARSGAERGPPASAPQGDLLFLLDSSASVSHYEFSRVREFLGQLAAPLPLGPEALHASLVHVGSQPHTEFPFNQHSSGAAVQDAIRAAAQRMGDTNTGLALAYAKEQLFAEAAGARPGVPKVLVWVTDGGSSDPVGPPMQELKDLGVTIFIVSTGRGNLLELSAAASAPAQKHLHFVDVDDLHIIARELRGSILDAMRPQHLHASEVTPSGFRLAWPPLLTADSGYYVLEVAPSAEPGTARRQQLPGNATDWAWDGLDPDTDYDVVLVPESNVRLVRPQHLRVRTLLEEAGPERIVISHARPRSLRVSWAPALGPAAALSYHVQFGPLGGGAAQRVEVPAGRNSTTLQGLAPGTAYLVTVTAAFRSGRERALSAKACTPDGERSRPPRPPPPGSGGREP; encoded by the exons gccCCCCGGCATCGGCCCCCCAGGGGGACCTGCTGTTTCTGTTGGACAGCTCGGCCAGCGTGTCTCACTATGAATTTTCCCGAGTTCGGGAGTTTTTGGGGCAGCTGGCAGCCCCACTGCCCCTGGGCCCTGAGGCCCTGCATGCCAGCCTGGTGCATGTGGGCAGCCAGCCGCACACCGAGTTCCCCTTCAACCAGCACAGCTCAGGCGCGGCTGTCCAGGATGCCATCCGTGCTGCAGCCCAGCGCATGGGTGACACCAACACTGGCCTGGCACTGGCGTACGCCAAGGAGCAGCTGTTTGCCGAGGCGGCAGGTGCCCGGCCAGGGGTGCCCAAGGTGCTGGTGTGGGTGACAGATGGTGGCTCCAGCGACCCTGTAGGGCCTCCCATGCAGGAGCTGAAGGACTTGGGTGTCACCATCTTCATCGTCAGCACTGGCCGTGGCAACCTCCTGGAGCTGTCGGCCGctgcctctgcccctgctcagAAGCACCTGCACTTTGTGGACGTGGACGACCTGCACATCATTGCCCGGGAGCTAAGGGGCTCCATTCTTG ACGCGATGCGCCCGCAGCACCTCCATGCCTCTGAGGTCACGCCCAGCGGCTTCCGCCTGGCCTGGCCGCCCCTGCTGACTGCCGACTCGGGCTACTATGTGTTGGAGGTGGCGCCCAGCGCCGAGCCAGGGACCGCGCGTCGCCAGCAGCTGCCCGGGAACGCCACGGACTGGGCCTGGGACGGCCTCGACCCCGACACAGACTACGACGTGGTGCTGGTGCCCGAGTCCAACGTGCGCCTCGTGAGGCCGCAGCACCTGCGGGTGCGCACGCTGCTGG AGGAGGCCGGGCCGGAGCGCATCGTCATCTCGCACGCCCGGCCGCGCAGCCTGCGAGTGAGCTGGGCCCCAGCACTGGGCCCGGCCGCCGCGCTCAGCTACCACGTGCAGTTCGGGCCCCTGGGGGGCGGCGCGGCGCAGCGCGTGGAGGTGCCCGCGGGCCGCAACAGCACCACGCTGCAGGGCCTGGCGCCCGGCACCGCCTACCTGGTGACCGTGACGGCTGCCTTCCGCTCCGGCCGCGAGAGGGCGCTGTCGGCCAAGGCCTGCACGCCCGACGGCGAGCGCAGCCGCCCCCCGCGCCCCCCGCCGCCGGGATCCGGGGGCCGCGAACCGTGA
- the VWA1 gene encoding von Willebrand factor A domain-containing protein 1 isoform X1: MSPESAPGTWPGCRAGILSRALGCHPQHLWGGTEQAFRAYLGKGKCQLRESSGPGGPALGVGCLGAPPEAEPSPLPPGPPASAPQGDLLFLLDSSASVSHYEFSRVREFLGQLAAPLPLGPEALHASLVHVGSQPHTEFPFNQHSSGAAVQDAIRAAAQRMGDTNTGLALAYAKEQLFAEAAGARPGVPKVLVWVTDGGSSDPVGPPMQELKDLGVTIFIVSTGRGNLLELSAAASAPAQKHLHFVDVDDLHIIARELRGSILDAMRPQHLHASEVTPSGFRLAWPPLLTADSGYYVLEVAPSAEPGTARRQQLPGNATDWAWDGLDPDTDYDVVLVPESNVRLVRPQHLRVRTLLEEAGPERIVISHARPRSLRVSWAPALGPAAALSYHVQFGPLGGGAAQRVEVPAGRNSTTLQGLAPGTAYLVTVTAAFRSGRERALSAKACTPDGERSRPPRPPPPGSGGREP; the protein is encoded by the exons GGGCAAGTGCCAGCTTAGGGAAAGCTCAGGCCCTGGGGGTCCTGCCCTGGGTGTGGGCTGTCTGGGGGCACCACCTGAGGCTgaaccctctccccttcccccaggccCCCCGGCATCGGCCCCCCAGGGGGACCTGCTGTTTCTGTTGGACAGCTCGGCCAGCGTGTCTCACTATGAATTTTCCCGAGTTCGGGAGTTTTTGGGGCAGCTGGCAGCCCCACTGCCCCTGGGCCCTGAGGCCCTGCATGCCAGCCTGGTGCATGTGGGCAGCCAGCCGCACACCGAGTTCCCCTTCAACCAGCACAGCTCAGGCGCGGCTGTCCAGGATGCCATCCGTGCTGCAGCCCAGCGCATGGGTGACACCAACACTGGCCTGGCACTGGCGTACGCCAAGGAGCAGCTGTTTGCCGAGGCGGCAGGTGCCCGGCCAGGGGTGCCCAAGGTGCTGGTGTGGGTGACAGATGGTGGCTCCAGCGACCCTGTAGGGCCTCCCATGCAGGAGCTGAAGGACTTGGGTGTCACCATCTTCATCGTCAGCACTGGCCGTGGCAACCTCCTGGAGCTGTCGGCCGctgcctctgcccctgctcagAAGCACCTGCACTTTGTGGACGTGGACGACCTGCACATCATTGCCCGGGAGCTAAGGGGCTCCATTCTTG ACGCGATGCGCCCGCAGCACCTCCATGCCTCTGAGGTCACGCCCAGCGGCTTCCGCCTGGCCTGGCCGCCCCTGCTGACTGCCGACTCGGGCTACTATGTGTTGGAGGTGGCGCCCAGCGCCGAGCCAGGGACCGCGCGTCGCCAGCAGCTGCCCGGGAACGCCACGGACTGGGCCTGGGACGGCCTCGACCCCGACACAGACTACGACGTGGTGCTGGTGCCCGAGTCCAACGTGCGCCTCGTGAGGCCGCAGCACCTGCGGGTGCGCACGCTGCTGG AGGAGGCCGGGCCGGAGCGCATCGTCATCTCGCACGCCCGGCCGCGCAGCCTGCGAGTGAGCTGGGCCCCAGCACTGGGCCCGGCCGCCGCGCTCAGCTACCACGTGCAGTTCGGGCCCCTGGGGGGCGGCGCGGCGCAGCGCGTGGAGGTGCCCGCGGGCCGCAACAGCACCACGCTGCAGGGCCTGGCGCCCGGCACCGCCTACCTGGTGACCGTGACGGCTGCCTTCCGCTCCGGCCGCGAGAGGGCGCTGTCGGCCAAGGCCTGCACGCCCGACGGCGAGCGCAGCCGCCCCCCGCGCCCCCCGCCGCCGGGATCCGGGGGCCGCGAACCGTGA
- the VWA1 gene encoding von Willebrand factor A domain-containing protein 1 isoform X2: MLPWTALGLALSLRLALARSGAERGPPASAPQGDLLFLLDSSASVSHYEFSRVREFLGQLAAPLPLGPEALHASLVHVGSQPHTEFPFNQHSSGAAVQDAIRAAAQRMGDTNTGLALAYAKEQLFAEAAGARPGVPKVLVWVTDGGSSDPVGPPMQELKDLGVTIFIVSTGRGNLLELSAAASAPAQKHLHFVDVDDLHIIARELRGSILDAMRPQHLHASEVTPSGFRLAWPPLLTADSGYYVLEVAPSAEPGTARRQQLPGNATDWAWDGLDPDTDYDVVLVPESNVRLVRPQHLRVRTLLGEAGSGRRWGLGPRGWAGRWGGGAGLGPRLTGSSPAEEAGPERIVISHARPRSLRVSWAPALGPAAALSYHVQFGPLGGGAAQRVEVPAGRNSTTLQGLAPGTAYLVTVTAAFRSGRERALSAKACTPDGERSRPPRPPPPGSGGREP, translated from the exons gccCCCCGGCATCGGCCCCCCAGGGGGACCTGCTGTTTCTGTTGGACAGCTCGGCCAGCGTGTCTCACTATGAATTTTCCCGAGTTCGGGAGTTTTTGGGGCAGCTGGCAGCCCCACTGCCCCTGGGCCCTGAGGCCCTGCATGCCAGCCTGGTGCATGTGGGCAGCCAGCCGCACACCGAGTTCCCCTTCAACCAGCACAGCTCAGGCGCGGCTGTCCAGGATGCCATCCGTGCTGCAGCCCAGCGCATGGGTGACACCAACACTGGCCTGGCACTGGCGTACGCCAAGGAGCAGCTGTTTGCCGAGGCGGCAGGTGCCCGGCCAGGGGTGCCCAAGGTGCTGGTGTGGGTGACAGATGGTGGCTCCAGCGACCCTGTAGGGCCTCCCATGCAGGAGCTGAAGGACTTGGGTGTCACCATCTTCATCGTCAGCACTGGCCGTGGCAACCTCCTGGAGCTGTCGGCCGctgcctctgcccctgctcagAAGCACCTGCACTTTGTGGACGTGGACGACCTGCACATCATTGCCCGGGAGCTAAGGGGCTCCATTCTTG ACGCGATGCGCCCGCAGCACCTCCATGCCTCTGAGGTCACGCCCAGCGGCTTCCGCCTGGCCTGGCCGCCCCTGCTGACTGCCGACTCGGGCTACTATGTGTTGGAGGTGGCGCCCAGCGCCGAGCCAGGGACCGCGCGTCGCCAGCAGCTGCCCGGGAACGCCACGGACTGGGCCTGGGACGGCCTCGACCCCGACACAGACTACGACGTGGTGCTGGTGCCCGAGTCCAACGTGCGCCTCGTGAGGCCGCAGCACCTGCGGGTGCGCACGCTGCTGGGTGAGGCGGGGTCGGGGCGCCGGTGGGGCCTGGGGCCGCGGGGCTGGGCCGGGAGGtggggcgggggcgcggggctGGGACCCCGGCTCACAGGCTCTTCCCCCGCAGAGGAGGCCGGGCCGGAGCGCATCGTCATCTCGCACGCCCGGCCGCGCAGCCTGCGAGTGAGCTGGGCCCCAGCACTGGGCCCGGCCGCCGCGCTCAGCTACCACGTGCAGTTCGGGCCCCTGGGGGGCGGCGCGGCGCAGCGCGTGGAGGTGCCCGCGGGCCGCAACAGCACCACGCTGCAGGGCCTGGCGCCCGGCACCGCCTACCTGGTGACCGTGACGGCTGCCTTCCGCTCCGGCCGCGAGAGGGCGCTGTCGGCCAAGGCCTGCACGCCCGACGGCGAGCGCAGCCGCCCCCCGCGCCCCCCGCCGCCGGGATCCGGGGGCCGCGAACCGTGA
- the VWA1 gene encoding von Willebrand factor A domain-containing protein 1 isoform X4, protein MEGEMALRERRPSWLLPPSLRPGPPASAPQGDLLFLLDSSASVSHYEFSRVREFLGQLAAPLPLGPEALHASLVHVGSQPHTEFPFNQHSSGAAVQDAIRAAAQRMGDTNTGLALAYAKEQLFAEAAGARPGVPKVLVWVTDGGSSDPVGPPMQELKDLGVTIFIVSTGRGNLLELSAAASAPAQKHLHFVDVDDLHIIARELRGSILDAMRPQHLHASEVTPSGFRLAWPPLLTADSGYYVLEVAPSAEPGTARRQQLPGNATDWAWDGLDPDTDYDVVLVPESNVRLVRPQHLRVRTLLEEAGPERIVISHARPRSLRVSWAPALGPAAALSYHVQFGPLGGGAAQRVEVPAGRNSTTLQGLAPGTAYLVTVTAAFRSGRERALSAKACTPDGERSRPPRPPPPGSGGREP, encoded by the exons gccCCCCGGCATCGGCCCCCCAGGGGGACCTGCTGTTTCTGTTGGACAGCTCGGCCAGCGTGTCTCACTATGAATTTTCCCGAGTTCGGGAGTTTTTGGGGCAGCTGGCAGCCCCACTGCCCCTGGGCCCTGAGGCCCTGCATGCCAGCCTGGTGCATGTGGGCAGCCAGCCGCACACCGAGTTCCCCTTCAACCAGCACAGCTCAGGCGCGGCTGTCCAGGATGCCATCCGTGCTGCAGCCCAGCGCATGGGTGACACCAACACTGGCCTGGCACTGGCGTACGCCAAGGAGCAGCTGTTTGCCGAGGCGGCAGGTGCCCGGCCAGGGGTGCCCAAGGTGCTGGTGTGGGTGACAGATGGTGGCTCCAGCGACCCTGTAGGGCCTCCCATGCAGGAGCTGAAGGACTTGGGTGTCACCATCTTCATCGTCAGCACTGGCCGTGGCAACCTCCTGGAGCTGTCGGCCGctgcctctgcccctgctcagAAGCACCTGCACTTTGTGGACGTGGACGACCTGCACATCATTGCCCGGGAGCTAAGGGGCTCCATTCTTG ACGCGATGCGCCCGCAGCACCTCCATGCCTCTGAGGTCACGCCCAGCGGCTTCCGCCTGGCCTGGCCGCCCCTGCTGACTGCCGACTCGGGCTACTATGTGTTGGAGGTGGCGCCCAGCGCCGAGCCAGGGACCGCGCGTCGCCAGCAGCTGCCCGGGAACGCCACGGACTGGGCCTGGGACGGCCTCGACCCCGACACAGACTACGACGTGGTGCTGGTGCCCGAGTCCAACGTGCGCCTCGTGAGGCCGCAGCACCTGCGGGTGCGCACGCTGCTGG AGGAGGCCGGGCCGGAGCGCATCGTCATCTCGCACGCCCGGCCGCGCAGCCTGCGAGTGAGCTGGGCCCCAGCACTGGGCCCGGCCGCCGCGCTCAGCTACCACGTGCAGTTCGGGCCCCTGGGGGGCGGCGCGGCGCAGCGCGTGGAGGTGCCCGCGGGCCGCAACAGCACCACGCTGCAGGGCCTGGCGCCCGGCACCGCCTACCTGGTGACCGTGACGGCTGCCTTCCGCTCCGGCCGCGAGAGGGCGCTGTCGGCCAAGGCCTGCACGCCCGACGGCGAGCGCAGCCGCCCCCCGCGCCCCCCGCCGCCGGGATCCGGGGGCCGCGAACCGTGA